ttTTTTCATAGGGAACTTTATTAAGAAACTAAGGCCGAAAAGGAAATAAAGGCAGTATTAAAGCATCAAGGTCAGCAAACATATTTCAGCCATCATTCAGGTGATCCTTTCGAAAGCATTGCCAGACCTGGTCCATTCATTCAAGCTGAGAACCTACTGTGCGCTGGGATCTGCGGCTCCAGTAGGAAGGCACCGCGGGGCCATTTACCAGTGGGGCCTGCTGGTCTCCTCCCATGGGACTCTGGCCCACCTGATTTTGTCACTCTGTAAAGATCTGCAACCACTTACTAGAGTTAAACACACACCTCCCCGGAGACCTGGCAATCCCGCCAGCAGAATGAGAGCCGATATCCCCTCAGCTGTACCCTTGGCCGCGAACTGAGAACAACTCCCATGGCCGCCAACAGCAGAATGGGCAAATGTGGCCCATTTCGACAGTGGAGTATTACACAGGAGAGAAAAAGGTGCCCACTTGGGCCTGCAGAGCATGCGTAAACCTCACAACATAGTGTCGAACCGAAGAAGCTCTTCCTGAAAACACGCAGTAGGAGTCCATTTAGGTGACGTTCAGAAATAGGCAGAACCAGTGCCTGGTGAGAGGGCAGAAGGTCACCCTCGGGGTACTGACCGGGCGGGGGTCACGGGAGCGCCCTGGGCTGTTGAGAGTGGTCTCCGTCTTGACCTGCGCTGATCACACAGGCGTGTGCCCTGTGTGTCACTTGCCTCAGTGAGAAGTTCTAAGAACAGTCCCCTGGGGTAGGCCCTGTGACCTCCCCTCCCTGacccggggaggggggaggcccgTTGGCTGCGGGGCTGTGATGCCAGAGCCCCCCCCCTCCGCCTTGGCACCCGCAGAGCAGCCTGGCCCAGTGGGGAGCGTCAGCGGCCTCGCAGGTGGTGATCCGGCGGCCGAGCGAGGTGCGGGTGCCCTGGCTGCACAAcctggccgccgccgccgccgccgcccgcgagGCGAACCACGATGAGCAGACAGACAGCGAGGGGGACGAGgccaaggagaaagagaaggaggactcggACTCAGAGACGGAGGAGCAGCTCAGCGAGGTGAGAGGGAGCTGAGGGGTGCACAGCCGGGGGGGTGAGAAGCAGAGACCCAGCCTCCAGGACCTCCATGCCCTGCTCGGAGCATAGTCGGGTTCAGAGAGTGCAAGTGAcctgcccaagaccacacagcagCCGGGCCAGGGGGCCATGTTCTTTCTCCTCTGGGCCTgttctgggggaggggaagggccaggGGTGCTGCGGGAGGCCCTGACCTTGCTCTGGTCCCCAGGCAGCAGACCTGGCGCGCCCACAGGGCCTCCTGGGCAGCGCGGTGCACACCCTGCAGAAGGCTGTCCAGGGCACCATCTCGGTCATGCTGTGGGCGCCCGCCGCTGTGCTGGGCACGGCAGGGAGGATGCTGCACCTCACGTCGGCCCCCGCGGCCACCTCGACCAAGAGCAGGGCCATGTCGCTGTCAGACGCCCTGAAGGGGGTCACGGACAACGTGGTGGACACGGTGGTGCACTATGTGCCGGTGAGTCACACCcgccaacccccctcccctcagggCCCGGGCAACATGCTGACCTCCTGGGGCCCCAGGAATAGAGAGACCTGGTGCCCTGGCCTGAGACCTTccgccacctccctcctcccagtcagAATGGGGGTCCTTGTGGCCTGGCCCTCACCCCTTAGCTCCCACCTGCAGGACCTGGGGTCACCGGTCAGTCACTCCCACCACGAGGTGTGGCAGGGCTCTTGGCAGCCAGCTCGGCTCCCTTGGGCCAGATCAGAACCAGGCAGTGTGTGGGCCGTGCTTGGCCTACAATTCAGGCCCCAGGACGGGTCAGGAAAGCCACTGGCCTCCCACTgagagggcctggaggaggcaccAGGGGTCTAGAAACCTTAGGAGGGTCTGCCTTGCCTGGGTGCAGCGCACCCCGTGCCCCTGCACCACAGGCCCTGGCCCacgcccagcctgtgccctgctgATGGCTGCTCCTGGGAGGGGGGGCCGCGGGGGTGGGTCAGAGGCTCAAGGCGAGACCAAACGGGGCCCTGAGGCGGCTGCCTGGTCTCAGCTCCCCAGGTTGTCCCTGATGGAACCCGAGAGCGAATTCCGGGAAATCGAGGAGTTGAAGCGCAGGGCATCGGCGGCGCCCACCTGCCCGGAGCCCGCACAGCGCCCGGCGCAGCACCGGGGCAGCCTGCGCAGCGCCAGGGGGCCGGGCCTGGAGGACAGAGGGGACCTGCCCACGGCGCTGAGCAACACGTTCCCCGCCGTGCCCCGCGAGAAGGCGCGCAGGGTCAGCGACAGCTTCTTCCGGCCCAGCCACATGGAGCCCATCCTGGGCCGCGCGCAGTACAACCAGCTGCGCAAGAAGAGCTGAGCGCCACCCGCCGCACCGGGAGCCCGCGGCGCCAGCGCGTAAGAACCTCCGCGTCCGAGAGCGTGGACTTCTTCAAAGCAGCCCTGGCACCCGGAGCCCCGCACCCCATCTTTTGAGCATCCTTTTGGGGCTTAGTCtgcaatttttaagaaaaatcagaGCAGCTACCTGCTTTgattctcttttgttttgttaatcctcatctgaggatatttttccattgatttttagggagagaagagagagggaaagacagaaacatctgggagagagaaacacatgggtTGGTCCCCTCCTGCACGCAGGGcggggggccagggaggagcctgcaaccaaagcacgtgcccttgacgggaatggaacctgggacccttcggtccgcaggccggggctctatccactgagccacaccggccagggcctgtcTTGTTTTTTTACTAAAAGGTGAATTGCCTCACTTGATGTCTCACTCTTTAAGCCAACTTGCAGCCAAAGGACGTTAGATTGTTTCTAAGATTAGATGCCTCCGCTGGAGACAAGTATTTGCCACCAGTGAGTTACAGGCCGCTACCCTGCAGCTCCAACCGGCAGAAGGCCCGGGCACGGTTTAAGCCCAGAGATTCCTGCCCGTGAGCTTCCCGGGAGGCTGCTGTGAAGGAGTGATCAGGTGTGAAAGCTCTCGTGTGTGTCTATGAAATATCAGCGTCATATTGCGCACCTAGTACACTGCGTCTCGCAGACTGTGTCCTGCCGCGCTCGTACTGCCACCTTCTGGCTCAAAACACACCCCTTTGCAGCCTTCCCGCCTGGCCTGCACATgcgcattcattcattcattcattcattcattcatcctgcTGGTCCCGTTTGGGCTGCTGGCGCCCTGGTGTGCGGGGACCACAGCGGGTAGAAAGTTTGCACTATTAGAGCGTTCCAAGTTCACgttttgaaaatgttaatatCTGGTACATCTAAGAAGTGAGCAcgtataatttaaaattcaaacacTGCAAGAGGGTGCGGGTCTCCCCAACTTGAGGTCCCGGGTTCCCTCTCACAAAGACAGCCTCGGTGCCAGCCTCCTGTATCCGTCCAGCTGCCGGCTGCGCTAGTGCGGGCACGTGTGTGCATACTTCCCACGCTTCCACAGCCGTGAGATGCTGTACTTGCCTCTTCTCACCTCACGGTTCACCTTAGACATCGTAAGTTCCCCCGGCTCCTTTCAGTGGCCACATAGTAAGTGCCTCATAGCGTCATTGATGTAACTGGTTCCCTGACGAAGGGCTTTGAGGTTGTTGCCATTTTTTTGCTACTGCAGACAGTACCGCAATAAATGTCCTTATACAGCATGTCTGTGTACACGTGTGGATGTATCTTTAGGGGGAACTTATCCCTTGGAACCGTGACTTGATGGGCAAAAGGGTATctatgttgttattattgttttatatatatatatatatatatatatatatatatatatatatatatatatatatatactggggcccagtgcatgaattcgtgcaccttgaaaggaactgtgggccacgaagctgcagtgggcacaggggtgggtctcggcccaccctccacacccctgcccaggccctcccactggggtccctggtcccctgtgtgctggcagccccactccctccgcCGCCACTCCCACGCGCTGATGGTGCCATCCTGCTCGCTCCCCTTGACAgagtggagcaattggggccggtgccagcagctggtgtgagtggggctgtcCCAACAGTGGGTGcgagccctgattgcccctaaggagcagggggaggtggagaagacctcaggggtgattggggctggcagctgctgctcacacccactgatggcgccaagtgatcAGTACCAGCgctgggcaccggcagtgggtgcgagcatcAGGAAGGACCGCAgcgtgcacaggagcaaagaattttcagtaactaccagaggcttgccccgatgacagcgactggcgccccgccctggtctggtgcccccactcacctgctccactccCCCGCCGCCACCAAAGcaccaccatgttccgcacatgccccctggtggtcagtgcatgtcatagcgaccgattgttcagtctatttgcatattagccttttgttatataggattttattgatttcagagaaggagatagaaacatcaataatgagagagaattattgattggctgcttcctgcatgccccacaaccgaggcatgtgccctgaccggaaatcaaactgtgacctcttggttcatagcttgacgctcaaccactgagccacgccggctgagcGAAAGGGtatctatgttttaaaattgttagGTACTGCTAACAGTAGGCTTCCAAACCAGGCTCTGTTCTCATTATTTCCATCTGCAGCTGCACAGCTAATTAAGTGCTCGCTCCCTTCCTTCCCGGGTGTTTTCTGTCTGAAGGTGATGGCGGAGGAGACATGGAAAGGCCAGGTGCTCTGTCACAGCGTCCCCGTCTCAGCCTGCCGCCTCCTCTGGTCTCTCTCTTCGCCGAGGTGTCAGGTGACTTAATTCAAGCCGCTTCATGTAGTGACTTCTGTTCCTTGAGGCTGAGGGTTTCCTTATGCAGATGCAGCCAGAGTCTTGGCAATTTTGACAGCCTCTCTGTAGAAATCGCCTGTATCCAAAATGAATTAAATGTTGCTACTAATCAGAGCTGTTTttattctgacttttaaaaaaaatatgtttttgttgatatcagagaggaagggcgaaggagagataggaacatcaatgatgagcgagactctggggatcgagcccacaacccgggcctgtgccctgacctggaattgaaccaggtccacaggccgatgctctatccactgggccaaaccggccagggcttttttttttttttttttgcctgtgttACAGGGGCAGGAAGAGACCAGCCAGGAGGCTCCGCACCCACCCAGGCCAGAGACGGGCGAGGGTGAGAGGCTGTGGGGTTTGCAAAGACACTTGCCTGGACTGGAAGCTACTGTGGGAGGCAAATCAGGGCTTGGGGGTGCATATGAGAAgagtgtctagaacagtggttctcaactttggctgcacattagaatcacctgggaatctttttaaaatcctgatttctgggcctcgtcctccggaaattctgtttctttgttatggggtggggccacaacatgagtaacaaagaaacagaatttccggaggatgaggtccagaagtcaggattttaaaaagattcccaggtgattcgaatgtgcagccaaggttgagagccactggtctagGATGTTCGAGTgacggggtgggagggagcaCCTGGATAGCACCTGCCCAGGCAGGTGTAGGATGAACTCCTCTGAAAGGCTCCCACGGACCTTTTCCCACAGAATAGCCAGGGTAGGTGGGTGGGCTAAGATCTCCATAGCAACCCTCACCCCCCAGTGGCTTCTCCTGGGGGCAGTGGTCCCCCCCAAGAAGTCGACGCTGCTGGCAGTGGAATCTACCAATGGACCCATGGATCCCATGCCCTTTGCAaaggcgggggtggaggggtgcagGTGGGGTACTTTCCAGCCAGAGCCGTGGGCCAGGCCTTGTCAGCGCCTGCCCTGGGGGGTGGCTGACTCAGGGGTCAGACCTCATCCCGGTGGCTTCATGCGTGGCCACCCTGGGTCTGGGGCAGAGAGAAGGGGCACAGCGATGACTTCCTGGTGCAGCCAGGGTCCCGACCCCCCGGGAGAAGCGCGCCCCCAGCCCAACGCTGAAAGTCATGGGGGCTGAATCCTCTCAGCCTTAGAAGGGTCGTGAAATCCTAGGAGAGAAGAGAGGTGGAGGCTCCCGGCGCCCGGGGAGGGAGAGCCTTGCGGGGGCGGGGCGTGCAGAGAGGGGGATGCGgcggtgggaggagggcaggtcTACACCTGAATCAACGAACGAAGCTGGGAAATCCGCCCTCCATCGCGCGGGGGGAGGCCCCTAGTTAATTTTCGCCATCTTACGCGTTACAACTGGCCATCAGGCCGGCTTCTCGGGTCGCTGTGTCCCCAGAGTTTGATGAGTCTGTGCTGGGATCAGGGAGCAACGCCGGCGACCCCCCGGCGGCGTCGAGGTACCAGGGAcacgtggccccgcccccagacGCGGCCCCGCCCAGAGACCACGCCCACATCAGACGGTGCCACGCCCAcaccccgcccctcgcccccgccccccgtctcGCCTGCGGACAGACTTGGCGGCGCCGCCCCGCCAGTGCCTCAGCCCCCACGAGCCCGGGCGGGCGGGGTTGCGGGGGGGAAGGCGGGATTATTTAGGGGGCGGGGGTCGTGGTGACGGCATCAGAGCGCGCGGCGTTAGGGCTCGGAGGCTGGCTGCACCCCTGCGGGTGAgtgggggccgggaggggggtgcagggcgaggacagggcgggcgggaggcgcgCTCGCCCCCTGCGCAGGCCGGCGGGGCGCACTGGGAGCCGCCACCCTGGGGAGCCCATCCTGGCTGACCAGCCTCCGGAGGGCTCTTACCGGGGCGCGCGGCCCCCCTTCCTTACGTCCGGGGCCGGAGGCCGACACCCCGGGCCTGGCCGCGGGGAGAGGCGCCCGCCCGGCTGCGAGGGTCGCCTCCGCATCTCTGACCGCTTTTCCGAACTTCCCCGGCGCCCGCCCCCTGCGCGCTCCCGCCCGCCCCGGCGCACGGTTCTGGGATCCTTTGGGGCGCGG
This sequence is a window from Myotis daubentonii chromosome 21, mMyoDau2.1, whole genome shotgun sequence. Protein-coding genes within it:
- the PLIN1 gene encoding perilipin-1 — its product is MAVNKSPTLMDGDCPEQENVLQRVLQLPVVSGTCECVQKTYTSTKEAHPLVASVCNAYEKGVQGASSLAAWSMEPVVRRLSTQFTAANELACRGLDTLEEKIPALQYPPEKIASELKGTISTRLRSARNSISVPIASTSDKVLGAALASCELALGVAKDTAEYAAKTRVGRLASGGAELAVGGMEKVVEFLIPPAKDESAPVPGRQQAQKPPKTNRSLMSRVGNLANTVSQHTFQTTKQVLKQGHALAMWIPGVAPLSSLAQWGASAASQVVIRRPSEVRVPWLHNLAAAAAAAREANHDEQTDSEGDEAKEKEKEDSDSETEEQLSEAADLARPQGLLGSAVHTLQKAVQGTISVMLWAPAAVLGTAGRMLHLTSAPAATSTKSRAMSLSDALKGVTDNVVDTVVHYVPLPRLSLMEPESEFREIEELKRRASAAPTCPEPAQRPAQHRGSLRSARGPGLEDRGDLPTALSNTFPAVPREKARRVSDSFFRPSHMEPILGRAQYNQLRKKS